A part of Bacteroidota bacterium genomic DNA contains:
- a CDS encoding site-specific integrase encodes MIINNSTIVPVSLPAGELKKKAEEILDLIDADENTRKDYKSRIGMFLEYLGGKEITPDTFLHFKRHLEKRIDIKLSTKNKYLAVARIFLRELFKRGLIPTDITANIKGFKQGKRHKKFGISPDEAMVIHKHLLSLPINKENSRLKVLFCLLAIQGLREIEISRLEIGDIDLIHSIAYILGKGQEDKDKIHLHPFTVHATKEYLQLHKLKDGVLILSYSFSNFNKGISTRGIRFVVGNMLKELAIRKSTHGFRHFFTTELIKAYNGNLLTVANFTRHKSLEMLQTYNDDIEMEKQLPNYYQTFSSFKIT; translated from the coding sequence ATGATAATTAATAATTCAACCATAGTTCCAGTTTCTCTGCCAGCAGGTGAATTGAAAAAAAAGGCAGAGGAAATACTTGATCTTATTGATGCTGATGAAAACACCCGAAAGGATTATAAATCCCGTATCGGAATGTTTTTAGAATATTTGGGTGGTAAAGAAATAACTCCTGATACGTTCTTGCATTTTAAACGTCATTTGGAAAAAAGGATAGACATTAAACTATCCACAAAGAATAAATATCTTGCTGTTGCAAGAATATTTTTGCGTGAGTTATTTAAGAGAGGATTAATACCAACAGACATAACAGCCAATATTAAAGGATTCAAGCAGGGGAAAAGGCATAAAAAATTTGGGATTTCCCCTGATGAAGCTATGGTGATTCATAAACACCTGTTATCTCTTCCTATTAACAAAGAAAATTCCCGTCTTAAAGTTCTATTTTGCTTGCTTGCAATTCAAGGTCTTCGGGAAATAGAAATTTCTCGTCTTGAAATTGGTGATATTGATTTAATACATTCCATTGCATATATACTTGGGAAGGGACAAGAAGATAAAGATAAAATTCACCTTCATCCATTCACAGTCCATGCAACAAAAGAGTATTTACAATTGCACAAATTAAAAGACGGTGTGCTGATATTAAGCTACAGCTTCAGCAATTTCAACAAAGGAATCAGTACACGCGGTATTCGCTTCGTTGTCGGAAACATGTTGAAAGAACTTGCCATACGCAAATCTACACACGGCTTCCGTCATTTCTTCACTACTGAATTAATAAAAGCATATAATGGAAATTTACTTACAGTTGCAAATTTTACCCGCCATAAATCTCTTGAGATGCTTCAGACATATAATGATGATATAGAAATGGAGAAGCAGCTCCCTAACTATTATCAAACATTTTCTTCTTTTAAAATTACGTAG
- a CDS encoding sigma-70 region 4 domain-containing protein has protein sequence MNEQEEIVKLHEDGFSLREISQKTGIPKSSVARKISLAKEMEDSRETIEEENYSDDKKSLANPANNVAKNSPGQWLIVAVNILILIFLFYFIFGYPAKKAGQFM, from the coding sequence ATGAATGAACAAGAGGAAATAGTAAAACTGCATGAGGATGGATTTTCTTTACGGGAGATCAGCCAAAAAACAGGCATTCCAAAATCTTCAGTCGCAAGAAAAATATCTCTTGCAAAAGAAATGGAAGACAGCCGGGAAACTATTGAAGAAGAAAATTATTCAGATGATAAAAAATCACTTGCTAATCCTGCAAATAATGTTGCTAAAAACTCCCCGGGACAATGGCTCATAGTTGCAGTAAATATTTTAATTCTGATTTTTTTATTTTATTTCATATTTGGCTATCCTGCAAAGAAAGCGGGACAATTTATGTAA